One genomic window of Choloepus didactylus isolate mChoDid1 chromosome 27, mChoDid1.pri, whole genome shotgun sequence includes the following:
- the DMPK gene encoding myotonin-protein kinase isoform X9, with product MVLPARHVSRSAAAAAPAAGAGPRLPGAGAPARPSPGRPPGAGRLRPGPGQVRGRLLAVGPKSSVSQSVVQEPPASKSSAEPITARLKEVRLQRDDFEILKVIGRGAFSEVAVVKMKQTGRVYAMKIMNKWDMLKRGEISCFREERDVLVNGDRRWITQLHFAFQDENYLYLVMEYYVGGDLLTLLSKFGERIPAEMARFYLAEIVMAIDSVHRLGYVHRDIKPDNILLDRCGHIRLADFGSCLKLQEDGTVRSLVAVGTPDYLSPEILQAVSGGPGTGSYGPECDWWALGVFAYEMFYGQTPFYADSTAETYGKIVHYEEHLSLPVADAGVPEEAQDLIQQLLCPPETRLGRDGAGDFQKHPFFFGLDWDGLRDSSPPFTPDFEGATDTCNFDVVEDGLTTMVSGGGETLSDMQEGVPLGVHLPFVGYSYSCMALRDDEVPGPTPMELEAEPLPEPHVQAPSLAPTVPLPEEIAEAAIPAEAEVTLQELQEALEEEVLTRQSLSRELEAIRNDNQNFASQLREAEARNRDLEAHVRQLQERMEELQAERAAAVTGIPSPRATDPPSHLDGPPAVVLGPCPLVGPGPMHRRHLLLPARVPRPDLSETRSLLLFAAALAPASALGCTGLVARAGHSSPVWRRPAAACVP from the exons ATGGTGCTGCCTGCCCGACATGTCAGCCGAAGTGCGGCTGCAGCGGCTCCAGCAGCTGGTGCTGGACCCAGGCTTCCTGGGGCTGGAGCCCCTGCTCGACCTTCTCCTGGGCGTCCACCAGGAGCTGGGCGCCTCCGACCTGGCCCAGGACAAGTACGTGGCCGACTTCTTGCAGTGGG CCCCAAATccagtgtttcccaaagtgtggtGCAAGAGCCACCTGCATCCAAA TCCTCAGCGGAGCCCATCACGGCGAGGCTTAAGGAGGTCCGACTGCAGAGGGATGACTTCGAGATTCTGAAAGTGATCGGACGCGGGGCGTTCAGCGAG GTTGCGGTGGTGAAGATGAAACAGACGGGCCGGGTGTACGCCATGAAGATCATGAATAAGTGGGACATGCTGAAGAGAGGCGAG ATATCGTGCTTCCGAGAAGAGAGGGATGTGCTGGTGAACGGGGACCGGCGCTGGATCACGCAGTTGCATTTCGCCTTCCAGGACGAGAACTACCTA TACCTGGTCATGGAGTACTACGTGGGCGGAGATCTGCTGACGCTGCTGAGCAAGTTTGGAGAGCGGATCCCGGCCGAGATGGCGCGCTTCTACCTGGCCGAGATTGTCATGGCTATCGACTCGGTGCACCGGCTGGGCTACGTGCACAG GGACATAAAGCCGGACAACATCTTGCTGGACCGCTGTGGCCACATCCGCTTGGCCGACTTCGGCTCCTGCCTCAAGCTGCAGGAGGACGGAACG GTGCGGTCGCTGGTGGCCGTGGGCACCCCGGACTACTTGTCGCCCGAGATCCTGCAGGCCGTGAGCGGCGGGCCCGGGACAGGCAGCTACGGGCCCGAGTGTGACTGGTGGGCGCTGGGCGTGTTCGCCTATGAGATGTTCTACGGGCAGACGCCCTTCTACGCTGACTCCACGGCCGAGACCTACGGCAAGATCGTCCACTACGAG GAGCACCTGTCTCTGCCAGTGGCAGACGCAGGGGTCCCCGAGGAGGCCCAAGACCTCATCCAGCAGCTGCTGTGTCCCCCAGAGACACGGCTGGGCCGGGATGGAGCTGGAGACTTCCAGAAGCACCCTTTCTTCTTTGGCCTCGACTGGGATGGACTCCGCGACAGCTCCCCGCCCTTTACACCAGACTTCGAGGGTGCCACTGATACGTGCAACTTCGACGTGGTGGAGGACGGGCTCACTACCATGGTGAGCGGGGGCGGG GAAACGCTGTCGGACATGCAGGAGGGCGTGCCGCTGGGTGTCCACCTGCCTTTCGTGGGTTACTCCTACTCCTGCATGGCCCTCAG GGATGATGAGGTCCCAGGCCCCACACCCATGGAACTGGAGGCTGAGCCATTGCCTGAGCCACATGTGCAAGCTCCTAGCCTGGCGCCCACCGTGCCGCTACCAGAGGAAATA GCGGAAGCGGCCATCCCAGCGGAGGCCGAGGTGACGCTACAGGAGCTCCAGGAGGCGCTGGAGGAGGAGGTGCTGACCCGGCAGAGCCTGAGCCGGGAGCTGGAGGCCATCCGCAACGACAACCAGAACTTCGCCAG TCAACTACGCGAGGCCGAGGCCCGGAACCGAGACCTGGAGGCGCACGTCCGGCAGCTGCAGGAGCGGATGGAGGAGCTGCAGGCAGAGCGAGCCGCAG ccGTCACGGGGATCCCCAGTCCCCGGGCCACGGATCCACCTTCCCAT CTAGATGGCCCCCCGGCCGTGGTTCTGGGCCCATGCCCGCTGGTGGGGCCAGGCCCCATGCACCGCCGCCACCTGCTGCTCCCTGCCAGG GTCCCTAGGCCTGACCTATCGGAGACGCGTTCCCTGCTCCTGTTCGCCGCTGCTCTGGCTCCTGCCAGCGCCCTGGGCTGCACTGGGTTGGTGGCCCGCGCCGGCCATTCCTCTCCAGTCTGGCGCCGCCCTGCAGCTGCCTGCGTCCCCTGA
- the DMPK gene encoding myotonin-protein kinase isoform X2 produces MSAEVRLQRLQQLVLDPGFLGLEPLLDLLLGVHQELGASDLAQDKYVADFLQWAEPITARLKEVRLQRDDFEILKVIGRGAFSEVAVVKMKQTGRVYAMKIMNKWDMLKRGEISCFREERDVLVNGDRRWITQLHFAFQDENYLYLVMEYYVGGDLLTLLSKFGERIPAEMARFYLAEIVMAIDSVHRLGYVHRDIKPDNILLDRCGHIRLADFGSCLKLQEDGTVRSLVAVGTPDYLSPEILQAVSGGPGTGSYGPECDWWALGVFAYEMFYGQTPFYADSTAETYGKIVHYEEHLSLPVADAGVPEEAQDLIQQLLCPPETRLGRDGAGDFQKHPFFFGLDWDGLRDSSPPFTPDFEGATDTCNFDVVEDGLTTMETLSDMQEGVPLGVHLPFVGYSYSCMALRDDEVPGPTPMELEAEPLPEPHVQAPSLAPTVPLPEEIAEAAIPAEAEVTLQELQEALEEEVLTRQSLSRELEAIRNDNQNFASQLREAEARNRDLEAHVRQLQERMEELQAERAAAVTGIPSPRATDPPSHVRPLSFPCLKPAASLYRPPSPSRFRAQSTSQGLQTRRPPFIPHLLDHPRFKPVTEFRPRISPAPRNLDFPRCLSPPAERGRAGLGSDRVTCPFSLQLDGPPAVVLGPCPLVGPGPMHRRHLLLPARVPRPDLSETRSLLLFAAALAPASALGCTGLVARAGHSSPVWRRPAAACVP; encoded by the exons ATGTCAGCCGAAGTGCGGCTGCAGCGGCTCCAGCAGCTGGTGCTGGACCCAGGCTTCCTGGGGCTGGAGCCCCTGCTCGACCTTCTCCTGGGCGTCCACCAGGAGCTGGGCGCCTCCGACCTGGCCCAGGACAAGTACGTGGCCGACTTCTTGCAGTGGG CGGAGCCCATCACGGCGAGGCTTAAGGAGGTCCGACTGCAGAGGGATGACTTCGAGATTCTGAAAGTGATCGGACGCGGGGCGTTCAGCGAG GTTGCGGTGGTGAAGATGAAACAGACGGGCCGGGTGTACGCCATGAAGATCATGAATAAGTGGGACATGCTGAAGAGAGGCGAG ATATCGTGCTTCCGAGAAGAGAGGGATGTGCTGGTGAACGGGGACCGGCGCTGGATCACGCAGTTGCATTTCGCCTTCCAGGACGAGAACTACCTA TACCTGGTCATGGAGTACTACGTGGGCGGAGATCTGCTGACGCTGCTGAGCAAGTTTGGAGAGCGGATCCCGGCCGAGATGGCGCGCTTCTACCTGGCCGAGATTGTCATGGCTATCGACTCGGTGCACCGGCTGGGCTACGTGCACAG GGACATAAAGCCGGACAACATCTTGCTGGACCGCTGTGGCCACATCCGCTTGGCCGACTTCGGCTCCTGCCTCAAGCTGCAGGAGGACGGAACG GTGCGGTCGCTGGTGGCCGTGGGCACCCCGGACTACTTGTCGCCCGAGATCCTGCAGGCCGTGAGCGGCGGGCCCGGGACAGGCAGCTACGGGCCCGAGTGTGACTGGTGGGCGCTGGGCGTGTTCGCCTATGAGATGTTCTACGGGCAGACGCCCTTCTACGCTGACTCCACGGCCGAGACCTACGGCAAGATCGTCCACTACGAG GAGCACCTGTCTCTGCCAGTGGCAGACGCAGGGGTCCCCGAGGAGGCCCAAGACCTCATCCAGCAGCTGCTGTGTCCCCCAGAGACACGGCTGGGCCGGGATGGAGCTGGAGACTTCCAGAAGCACCCTTTCTTCTTTGGCCTCGACTGGGATGGACTCCGCGACAGCTCCCCGCCCTTTACACCAGACTTCGAGGGTGCCACTGATACGTGCAACTTCGACGTGGTGGAGGACGGGCTCACTACCATG GAAACGCTGTCGGACATGCAGGAGGGCGTGCCGCTGGGTGTCCACCTGCCTTTCGTGGGTTACTCCTACTCCTGCATGGCCCTCAG GGATGATGAGGTCCCAGGCCCCACACCCATGGAACTGGAGGCTGAGCCATTGCCTGAGCCACATGTGCAAGCTCCTAGCCTGGCGCCCACCGTGCCGCTACCAGAGGAAATA GCGGAAGCGGCCATCCCAGCGGAGGCCGAGGTGACGCTACAGGAGCTCCAGGAGGCGCTGGAGGAGGAGGTGCTGACCCGGCAGAGCCTGAGCCGGGAGCTGGAGGCCATCCGCAACGACAACCAGAACTTCGCCAG TCAACTACGCGAGGCCGAGGCCCGGAACCGAGACCTGGAGGCGCACGTCCGGCAGCTGCAGGAGCGGATGGAGGAGCTGCAGGCAGAGCGAGCCGCAG ccGTCACGGGGATCCCCAGTCCCCGGGCCACGGATCCACCTTCCCATGTAAGACCCCTTTCTTTCCCCTGCCTCAAGCCTGCTGCCTCCCTGTACAGACCGCCCTCCCCGTCCAGGTTTAGGGCTCAGTCTACCTCTCAGGGGCTCCAAACGAGACGCCCTCCATTCATCCCCCATCTACTGGATCATCCTCGGTTCAAGCCTGTTACCGAATTCCGTCCCCGGATCTCCCCAGCCCCTCGCAACCTCGACTTCCCTCGCTGTCTCTCGCCCCCCGCCGAGCGCGGCCGGGCTGGGCTGGGCTCCGATCGGGTCACCTGTCCCTTCTCTCTCCAGCTAGATGGCCCCCCGGCCGTGGTTCTGGGCCCATGCCCGCTGGTGGGGCCAGGCCCCATGCACCGCCGCCACCTGCTGCTCCCTGCCAGG GTCCCTAGGCCTGACCTATCGGAGACGCGTTCCCTGCTCCTGTTCGCCGCTGCTCTGGCTCCTGCCAGCGCCCTGGGCTGCACTGGGTTGGTGGCCCGCGCCGGCCATTCCTCTCCAGTCTGGCGCCGCCCTGCAGCTGCCTGCGTCCCCTGA
- the DMPK gene encoding myotonin-protein kinase isoform X7, with product MSAEVRLQRLQQLVLDPGFLGLEPLLDLLLGVHQELGASDLAQDKYVADFLQWAEPITARLKEVRLQRDDFEILKVIGRGAFSEVAVVKMKQTGRVYAMKIMNKWDMLKRGEISCFREERDVLVNGDRRWITQLHFAFQDENYLYLVMEYYVGGDLLTLLSKFGERIPAEMARFYLAEIVMAIDSVHRLGYVHRDIKPDNILLDRCGHIRLADFGSCLKLQEDGTVRSLVAVGTPDYLSPEILQAVSGGPGTGSYGPECDWWALGVFAYEMFYGQTPFYADSTAETYGKIVHYEEHLSLPVADAGVPEEAQDLIQQLLCPPETRLGRDGAGDFQKHPFFFGLDWDGLRDSSPPFTPDFEGATDTCNFDVVEDGLTTMETLSDMQEGVPLGVHLPFVGYSYSCMALRDDEVPGPTPMELEAEPLPEPHVQAPSLAPTVPLPEEIAEAAIPAEAEVTLQELQEALEEEVLTRQSLSRELEAIRNDNQNFASQLREAEARNRDLEAHVRQLQERMEELQAERAAAVTGIPSPRATDPPSHLDGPPAVVLGPCPLVGPGPMHRRHLLLPARVPRPDLSETRSLLLFAAALAPASALGCTGLVARAGHSSPVWRRPAAACVP from the exons ATGTCAGCCGAAGTGCGGCTGCAGCGGCTCCAGCAGCTGGTGCTGGACCCAGGCTTCCTGGGGCTGGAGCCCCTGCTCGACCTTCTCCTGGGCGTCCACCAGGAGCTGGGCGCCTCCGACCTGGCCCAGGACAAGTACGTGGCCGACTTCTTGCAGTGGG CGGAGCCCATCACGGCGAGGCTTAAGGAGGTCCGACTGCAGAGGGATGACTTCGAGATTCTGAAAGTGATCGGACGCGGGGCGTTCAGCGAG GTTGCGGTGGTGAAGATGAAACAGACGGGCCGGGTGTACGCCATGAAGATCATGAATAAGTGGGACATGCTGAAGAGAGGCGAG ATATCGTGCTTCCGAGAAGAGAGGGATGTGCTGGTGAACGGGGACCGGCGCTGGATCACGCAGTTGCATTTCGCCTTCCAGGACGAGAACTACCTA TACCTGGTCATGGAGTACTACGTGGGCGGAGATCTGCTGACGCTGCTGAGCAAGTTTGGAGAGCGGATCCCGGCCGAGATGGCGCGCTTCTACCTGGCCGAGATTGTCATGGCTATCGACTCGGTGCACCGGCTGGGCTACGTGCACAG GGACATAAAGCCGGACAACATCTTGCTGGACCGCTGTGGCCACATCCGCTTGGCCGACTTCGGCTCCTGCCTCAAGCTGCAGGAGGACGGAACG GTGCGGTCGCTGGTGGCCGTGGGCACCCCGGACTACTTGTCGCCCGAGATCCTGCAGGCCGTGAGCGGCGGGCCCGGGACAGGCAGCTACGGGCCCGAGTGTGACTGGTGGGCGCTGGGCGTGTTCGCCTATGAGATGTTCTACGGGCAGACGCCCTTCTACGCTGACTCCACGGCCGAGACCTACGGCAAGATCGTCCACTACGAG GAGCACCTGTCTCTGCCAGTGGCAGACGCAGGGGTCCCCGAGGAGGCCCAAGACCTCATCCAGCAGCTGCTGTGTCCCCCAGAGACACGGCTGGGCCGGGATGGAGCTGGAGACTTCCAGAAGCACCCTTTCTTCTTTGGCCTCGACTGGGATGGACTCCGCGACAGCTCCCCGCCCTTTACACCAGACTTCGAGGGTGCCACTGATACGTGCAACTTCGACGTGGTGGAGGACGGGCTCACTACCATG GAAACGCTGTCGGACATGCAGGAGGGCGTGCCGCTGGGTGTCCACCTGCCTTTCGTGGGTTACTCCTACTCCTGCATGGCCCTCAG GGATGATGAGGTCCCAGGCCCCACACCCATGGAACTGGAGGCTGAGCCATTGCCTGAGCCACATGTGCAAGCTCCTAGCCTGGCGCCCACCGTGCCGCTACCAGAGGAAATA GCGGAAGCGGCCATCCCAGCGGAGGCCGAGGTGACGCTACAGGAGCTCCAGGAGGCGCTGGAGGAGGAGGTGCTGACCCGGCAGAGCCTGAGCCGGGAGCTGGAGGCCATCCGCAACGACAACCAGAACTTCGCCAG TCAACTACGCGAGGCCGAGGCCCGGAACCGAGACCTGGAGGCGCACGTCCGGCAGCTGCAGGAGCGGATGGAGGAGCTGCAGGCAGAGCGAGCCGCAG ccGTCACGGGGATCCCCAGTCCCCGGGCCACGGATCCACCTTCCCAT CTAGATGGCCCCCCGGCCGTGGTTCTGGGCCCATGCCCGCTGGTGGGGCCAGGCCCCATGCACCGCCGCCACCTGCTGCTCCCTGCCAGG GTCCCTAGGCCTGACCTATCGGAGACGCGTTCCCTGCTCCTGTTCGCCGCTGCTCTGGCTCCTGCCAGCGCCCTGGGCTGCACTGGGTTGGTGGCCCGCGCCGGCCATTCCTCTCCAGTCTGGCGCCGCCCTGCAGCTGCCTGCGTCCCCTGA
- the DMPK gene encoding myotonin-protein kinase isoform X8 encodes MSAEVRLQRLQQLVLDPGFLGLEPLLDLLLGVHQELGASDLAQDKYVADFLQWAEPITARLKEVRLQRDDFEILKVIGRGAFSEVAVVKMKQTGRVYAMKIMNKWDMLKRGEISCFREERDVLVNGDRRWITQLHFAFQDENYLYLVMEYYVGGDLLTLLSKFGERIPAEMARFYLAEIVMAIDSVHRLGYVHRDIKPDNILLDRCGHIRLADFGSCLKLQEDGTVRSLVAVGTPDYLSPEILQAVSGGPGTGSYGPECDWWALGVFAYEMFYGQTPFYADSTAETYGKIVHYEEHLSLPVADAGVPEEAQDLIQQLLCPPETRLGRDGAGDFQKHPFFFGLDWDGLRDSSPPFTPDFEGATDTCNFDVVEDGLTTMVSGGGETLSDMQEGVPLGVHLPFVGYSYSCMALRDDEVPGPTPMELEAEPLPEPHVQAPSLAPTVPLPEEIAEAAIPAEAEVTLQELQEALEEEVLTRQSLSRELEAIRNDNQNFASQLREAEARNRDLEAHVRQLQERMEELQAERAAGP; translated from the exons ATGTCAGCCGAAGTGCGGCTGCAGCGGCTCCAGCAGCTGGTGCTGGACCCAGGCTTCCTGGGGCTGGAGCCCCTGCTCGACCTTCTCCTGGGCGTCCACCAGGAGCTGGGCGCCTCCGACCTGGCCCAGGACAAGTACGTGGCCGACTTCTTGCAGTGGG CGGAGCCCATCACGGCGAGGCTTAAGGAGGTCCGACTGCAGAGGGATGACTTCGAGATTCTGAAAGTGATCGGACGCGGGGCGTTCAGCGAG GTTGCGGTGGTGAAGATGAAACAGACGGGCCGGGTGTACGCCATGAAGATCATGAATAAGTGGGACATGCTGAAGAGAGGCGAG ATATCGTGCTTCCGAGAAGAGAGGGATGTGCTGGTGAACGGGGACCGGCGCTGGATCACGCAGTTGCATTTCGCCTTCCAGGACGAGAACTACCTA TACCTGGTCATGGAGTACTACGTGGGCGGAGATCTGCTGACGCTGCTGAGCAAGTTTGGAGAGCGGATCCCGGCCGAGATGGCGCGCTTCTACCTGGCCGAGATTGTCATGGCTATCGACTCGGTGCACCGGCTGGGCTACGTGCACAG GGACATAAAGCCGGACAACATCTTGCTGGACCGCTGTGGCCACATCCGCTTGGCCGACTTCGGCTCCTGCCTCAAGCTGCAGGAGGACGGAACG GTGCGGTCGCTGGTGGCCGTGGGCACCCCGGACTACTTGTCGCCCGAGATCCTGCAGGCCGTGAGCGGCGGGCCCGGGACAGGCAGCTACGGGCCCGAGTGTGACTGGTGGGCGCTGGGCGTGTTCGCCTATGAGATGTTCTACGGGCAGACGCCCTTCTACGCTGACTCCACGGCCGAGACCTACGGCAAGATCGTCCACTACGAG GAGCACCTGTCTCTGCCAGTGGCAGACGCAGGGGTCCCCGAGGAGGCCCAAGACCTCATCCAGCAGCTGCTGTGTCCCCCAGAGACACGGCTGGGCCGGGATGGAGCTGGAGACTTCCAGAAGCACCCTTTCTTCTTTGGCCTCGACTGGGATGGACTCCGCGACAGCTCCCCGCCCTTTACACCAGACTTCGAGGGTGCCACTGATACGTGCAACTTCGACGTGGTGGAGGACGGGCTCACTACCATGGTGAGCGGGGGCGGG GAAACGCTGTCGGACATGCAGGAGGGCGTGCCGCTGGGTGTCCACCTGCCTTTCGTGGGTTACTCCTACTCCTGCATGGCCCTCAG GGATGATGAGGTCCCAGGCCCCACACCCATGGAACTGGAGGCTGAGCCATTGCCTGAGCCACATGTGCAAGCTCCTAGCCTGGCGCCCACCGTGCCGCTACCAGAGGAAATA GCGGAAGCGGCCATCCCAGCGGAGGCCGAGGTGACGCTACAGGAGCTCCAGGAGGCGCTGGAGGAGGAGGTGCTGACCCGGCAGAGCCTGAGCCGGGAGCTGGAGGCCATCCGCAACGACAACCAGAACTTCGCCAG TCAACTACGCGAGGCCGAGGCCCGGAACCGAGACCTGGAGGCGCACGTCCGGCAGCTGCAGGAGCGGATGGAGGAGCTGCAGGCAGAGCGAGCCGCAG GTCCCTAG
- the DMPK gene encoding myotonin-protein kinase isoform X1 — translation MSAEVRLQRLQQLVLDPGFLGLEPLLDLLLGVHQELGASDLAQDKYVADFLQWAEPITARLKEVRLQRDDFEILKVIGRGAFSEVAVVKMKQTGRVYAMKIMNKWDMLKRGEISCFREERDVLVNGDRRWITQLHFAFQDENYLYLVMEYYVGGDLLTLLSKFGERIPAEMARFYLAEIVMAIDSVHRLGYVHRDIKPDNILLDRCGHIRLADFGSCLKLQEDGTVRSLVAVGTPDYLSPEILQAVSGGPGTGSYGPECDWWALGVFAYEMFYGQTPFYADSTAETYGKIVHYEEHLSLPVADAGVPEEAQDLIQQLLCPPETRLGRDGAGDFQKHPFFFGLDWDGLRDSSPPFTPDFEGATDTCNFDVVEDGLTTMVSGGGETLSDMQEGVPLGVHLPFVGYSYSCMALRDDEVPGPTPMELEAEPLPEPHVQAPSLAPTVPLPEEIAEAAIPAEAEVTLQELQEALEEEVLTRQSLSRELEAIRNDNQNFASQLREAEARNRDLEAHVRQLQERMEELQAERAAAVTGIPSPRATDPPSHVRPLSFPCLKPAASLYRPPSPSRFRAQSTSQGLQTRRPPFIPHLLDHPRFKPVTEFRPRISPAPRNLDFPRCLSPPAERGRAGLGSDRVTCPFSLQLDGPPAVVLGPCPLVGPGPMHRRHLLLPARVPRPDLSETRSLLLFAAALAPASALGCTGLVARAGHSSPVWRRPAAACVP, via the exons ATGTCAGCCGAAGTGCGGCTGCAGCGGCTCCAGCAGCTGGTGCTGGACCCAGGCTTCCTGGGGCTGGAGCCCCTGCTCGACCTTCTCCTGGGCGTCCACCAGGAGCTGGGCGCCTCCGACCTGGCCCAGGACAAGTACGTGGCCGACTTCTTGCAGTGGG CGGAGCCCATCACGGCGAGGCTTAAGGAGGTCCGACTGCAGAGGGATGACTTCGAGATTCTGAAAGTGATCGGACGCGGGGCGTTCAGCGAG GTTGCGGTGGTGAAGATGAAACAGACGGGCCGGGTGTACGCCATGAAGATCATGAATAAGTGGGACATGCTGAAGAGAGGCGAG ATATCGTGCTTCCGAGAAGAGAGGGATGTGCTGGTGAACGGGGACCGGCGCTGGATCACGCAGTTGCATTTCGCCTTCCAGGACGAGAACTACCTA TACCTGGTCATGGAGTACTACGTGGGCGGAGATCTGCTGACGCTGCTGAGCAAGTTTGGAGAGCGGATCCCGGCCGAGATGGCGCGCTTCTACCTGGCCGAGATTGTCATGGCTATCGACTCGGTGCACCGGCTGGGCTACGTGCACAG GGACATAAAGCCGGACAACATCTTGCTGGACCGCTGTGGCCACATCCGCTTGGCCGACTTCGGCTCCTGCCTCAAGCTGCAGGAGGACGGAACG GTGCGGTCGCTGGTGGCCGTGGGCACCCCGGACTACTTGTCGCCCGAGATCCTGCAGGCCGTGAGCGGCGGGCCCGGGACAGGCAGCTACGGGCCCGAGTGTGACTGGTGGGCGCTGGGCGTGTTCGCCTATGAGATGTTCTACGGGCAGACGCCCTTCTACGCTGACTCCACGGCCGAGACCTACGGCAAGATCGTCCACTACGAG GAGCACCTGTCTCTGCCAGTGGCAGACGCAGGGGTCCCCGAGGAGGCCCAAGACCTCATCCAGCAGCTGCTGTGTCCCCCAGAGACACGGCTGGGCCGGGATGGAGCTGGAGACTTCCAGAAGCACCCTTTCTTCTTTGGCCTCGACTGGGATGGACTCCGCGACAGCTCCCCGCCCTTTACACCAGACTTCGAGGGTGCCACTGATACGTGCAACTTCGACGTGGTGGAGGACGGGCTCACTACCATGGTGAGCGGGGGCGGG GAAACGCTGTCGGACATGCAGGAGGGCGTGCCGCTGGGTGTCCACCTGCCTTTCGTGGGTTACTCCTACTCCTGCATGGCCCTCAG GGATGATGAGGTCCCAGGCCCCACACCCATGGAACTGGAGGCTGAGCCATTGCCTGAGCCACATGTGCAAGCTCCTAGCCTGGCGCCCACCGTGCCGCTACCAGAGGAAATA GCGGAAGCGGCCATCCCAGCGGAGGCCGAGGTGACGCTACAGGAGCTCCAGGAGGCGCTGGAGGAGGAGGTGCTGACCCGGCAGAGCCTGAGCCGGGAGCTGGAGGCCATCCGCAACGACAACCAGAACTTCGCCAG TCAACTACGCGAGGCCGAGGCCCGGAACCGAGACCTGGAGGCGCACGTCCGGCAGCTGCAGGAGCGGATGGAGGAGCTGCAGGCAGAGCGAGCCGCAG ccGTCACGGGGATCCCCAGTCCCCGGGCCACGGATCCACCTTCCCATGTAAGACCCCTTTCTTTCCCCTGCCTCAAGCCTGCTGCCTCCCTGTACAGACCGCCCTCCCCGTCCAGGTTTAGGGCTCAGTCTACCTCTCAGGGGCTCCAAACGAGACGCCCTCCATTCATCCCCCATCTACTGGATCATCCTCGGTTCAAGCCTGTTACCGAATTCCGTCCCCGGATCTCCCCAGCCCCTCGCAACCTCGACTTCCCTCGCTGTCTCTCGCCCCCCGCCGAGCGCGGCCGGGCTGGGCTGGGCTCCGATCGGGTCACCTGTCCCTTCTCTCTCCAGCTAGATGGCCCCCCGGCCGTGGTTCTGGGCCCATGCCCGCTGGTGGGGCCAGGCCCCATGCACCGCCGCCACCTGCTGCTCCCTGCCAGG GTCCCTAGGCCTGACCTATCGGAGACGCGTTCCCTGCTCCTGTTCGCCGCTGCTCTGGCTCCTGCCAGCGCCCTGGGCTGCACTGGGTTGGTGGCCCGCGCCGGCCATTCCTCTCCAGTCTGGCGCCGCCCTGCAGCTGCCTGCGTCCCCTGA